A single region of the Lineus longissimus chromosome 14, tnLinLong1.2, whole genome shotgun sequence genome encodes:
- the LOC135498948 gene encoding uncharacterized protein LOC135498948 isoform X2, giving the protein MVLDLFVLHKTAFAPEIDKTEKKECLPPARQRGATGPQEYGVEANDGATERLGYKGHRILGTLDTRCLPPARQRGATGPQEYGVEANDGATERHGIQGTQDTRDIGYKGHWILGTQNTRDTLHKGHGRQRTPGWRHKRECLSEIPSSPSPG; this is encoded by the exons ATGGTACTCGACCTCTTTGTGCTTCACAAAACTGCTTTTgcccctgaaatcgacaagacggagaagaaggagtgcCTGCCTCCAGCTCGTCAGCGAGGAGCCACTGGACCCCAAGAATACGGTGTTGAAGCCAATGATGGTGCCACAGAGA GACTGGGATACAAGGGACACAGGATACTAGGGACATTGGATACAAGGTGCCTGCCTCCAGCTCGTCAGCGAGGAGCCACTGGACCCCAAGAATACGGCGTTGAAGCCAATGATGGTGCCACAGAGA GACATGGGATACAAGGGACACAGGATACTAGGGACATTGGATACAAGGGACACTGGATACTAGGGACACAGAATACAAGGGACACTTTACACAAGGGACACGGGAGACAAAGGACGCCGGGCTGGAGACACAAAAGAGAAT GTCTCTCCGAGATTCCATCATCACCAAGTCCAGGGTGA
- the LOC135498948 gene encoding uncharacterized protein LOC135498948 isoform X1, whose product MVLDLFVLHKTAFAPEIDKTEKKECLPPARQRGATGPQEYGVEANDGATERLGYKGHRILGTLDTRCLPPARQRGATGPQEYGVEANDGATERHGIQGTQDTRDIGYKGHWILGTQNTRDTLHKGHGRQRTPGWRHKRECCILQGLSEIPSSPSPG is encoded by the exons ATGGTACTCGACCTCTTTGTGCTTCACAAAACTGCTTTTgcccctgaaatcgacaagacggagaagaaggagtgcCTGCCTCCAGCTCGTCAGCGAGGAGCCACTGGACCCCAAGAATACGGTGTTGAAGCCAATGATGGTGCCACAGAGA GACTGGGATACAAGGGACACAGGATACTAGGGACATTGGATACAAGGTGCCTGCCTCCAGCTCGTCAGCGAGGAGCCACTGGACCCCAAGAATACGGCGTTGAAGCCAATGATGGTGCCACAGAGA GACATGGGATACAAGGGACACAGGATACTAGGGACATTGGATACAAGGGACACTGGATACTAGGGACACAGAATACAAGGGACACTTTACACAAGGGACACGGGAGACAAAGGACGCCGGGCTGGAGACACAAAAGAGAATGTTGTATCCTACAAG GTCTCTCCGAGATTCCATCATCACCAAGTCCAGGGTGA
- the LOC135499111 gene encoding calpain-A-like has protein sequence MQQVMASSGGSYHEIKHSLLKKKKLFHDLDFPAEDVSIGRDIGNVVWKRPAEILKGQRSSLKPLFIRNGATRADFDQGQLSDCWFIAASACLAVSNRNLFYNVIQPKGQSFKDGEYAGIFRFRFWRYGKWVEVVIDDYLPTVSGELVFAHNMEEPNEFWAPLMEKAYAKVHGSYESLEGGFMPEALVDFTGGISETYVLDDTAPKNLYDILYKAVRTNCMMGSNIEADQLAREASLSNGLYNGHAYSITAVAELKTSDGRRHKLVRLRNPWGWKEWNGDWSDRSSLWKKVDRSQRDDVDFTKLDDGEFWMSFDDWFQNFQYMDMCYLSPEELTDPLALDEDKTKWKTIRYEGRWERDVSAGGSGNPPHQALYWKNPQFKVNLTDKNQDSNGDCTMVVSLLELGSRKIKDIQIGIKIYRKGRNLRRGRNGERRDLRLKVDSGHSNMREVTARFTGKPGNYVIMPSTFKPNQEASFLLRIFTELYH, from the exons ATGCAACAAGTAATGGCGTCAAGCGGAGGAAGCTACCACGAGATAAAACATTCTCTgctcaagaagaagaagctttTTCATGACCTTGACTTCCCCGCCGAAGATGTGTCAATAGGGAGAGATATTGGAAATGTAGTGTGGAAAAGACCAGCT GAAATTCTCAAAGGCCAGCGAAGTTCTCTGAAGCCACTTTTCATTCGGAATGGAGCGACCAGGGCAGATTTTGATCAGGGTCAACTGA GTGACTGTTGGTTCATCGCCGCATCCGCCTGTCTGGCGGTCAGCAACAGGAACCTTTTCTACAATGTGATACAGCCAAAGGGACAGTCATTCAAAGATGGCGAATATGCTGGGATCTTCCGATTTCGGTTTTGGCGCTATGGGAAGTGGGTAGAGGTTGTCATTGATGACTACCTGCCGACAGTCAGCGGTGAACTGGTATTTGCTCACAACATGGAAGAACCGAATGAGTTCTGGGCTCCTCTGATGGAGAAAGCCTACGCAAA gGTTCATGGCTCCTACGAGAGCCTCGAAGGCGGATTCATGCCAGAGGCTTTGGTCGACTTTACTGGTGGCATCTCAGAGACCTACGTGCTGGACGACACAGCCCCGAAAAACCTGTATGACATCTTGTACAAGGCTGTCAGAACCAATTGCATGATGGGCTCAAACATTGAG GCTGATCAACTTGCGAGAGAAGCGAGTCTTTCGAATGGCCTCTACAATGGTCATGCCTACAGTATAACGGCTGTTGCAGAG CTGAAGACATCGGATGGGAGACGCCACAAGCTTGTTCGGCTGAGAAATCCGTGGGGTTGGAAGGAGTGGAACGGGGACTGGTCAGACCG TTCTAGCTTGTGGAAGAAGGTTGACCGAAGTCAGAGGGACGATGTTGACTTCACCAAACTGGATGATGGAGAGTTCTGGATGTCCTTTGATGACTGGTTTCAAAACTTCCAATACATGGACATGTGTTACCTGTCTCCGGAGGAGCTAACGGATCCGCTCGCTCTCGATGAG GATAAAACGAAATGGAAGACGATCCGCTACGAGGGTCGATGGGAACGTGATGTCAGCGCAGGTGGCAGCGGAAATCCTCCTCATCAAG CCCTTTATTGGAAGAATCCTCAGTTTAAAGTGAACCTTACCGACAAGAACCAGGACTCTAACGGAGATTGTACTATGGTTGTGTCATTACTGGAGTTGGGGAGCAGGAAGATTAAAGATATTCAAATTGGTATCAAGATATACAGG AAAGGCCGCAACCTCCGCCGAGGCCGCAATGGAGAAAGACGCGACCTTCGCCTCAAGGTCGACTCCGGCCATTCAAACATGAGAGAGGTCACGGCGCGCTTCACCGGGAAACCAGGCAACTACGTCATCATGCCTAGTACCTTCAAACCCAACCAAGAGGCATCCTTTCTGTTGAGAATATTCACTGAATTATATC ATTAA
- the LOC135499117 gene encoding uncharacterized protein LOC135499117 → MSFKMSSQFFVSFFVLAALALMEGVFCLKCQQCCYTDDTTGSIAVPQMAGDSAIVCAPANMDCLFGAKKFEQDCGTGDWRCLSALRSSSTPTKQVLIRMCQKKTPDSGSPNCDGTEPVTIKAGVGPAPPIVAIPGDPGLTHCCDDNNCITKDDLWTKACPEKPNAASRTGFNFMFFLFIFLVVKFF, encoded by the exons ATGAGTTTCAAAATGTCCTCTCAGTTTTTCGTTAGCTTTTTCGTGTTAGCTGCTCTGGCTTTAATGGAGG GTGTTTTTTGCCTGAAATGTCAGCAGTGTTGCTACACAGATGACACCACGGGCTCAATTGCAGTCCCTCAAATGGCAGGTGACTCGGCCATCGTGTGTGCCCCAGCCAACATGGACTGTCTGTTTGGGGCCAAGAAGTTCGAGCAGGATTGTGGAACCGGCGACTGGAGATGTCTG TCTGCCTTGAGATCATCGTCGACCCCAACCAAACAGGTCCTGATCCGGATGTGTCAGAAGAAAACGCCCGATTCTGGATCGCCGAATTGTGACGGAACAGAACCCGTCACGATCAAAGCTGGCGTAGGTCCAGCACCCCCCATTGTAGCGATCCCCGGCGATCCCGGACTCACTCACTGCTGCGACGACAACAACTGCATCACCAAGGATGATCTGTGGACGAAAGCATGCCCGGAGAAGCCGAATGCCGCAAGTCGCACTggcttcaatttcatgtttttcctttttatttttttagtcGTGAAGTTCTTTTAA